Proteins encoded in a region of the Streptomyces sp. NBC_01298 genome:
- a CDS encoding TOBE domain-containing protein — protein MSLSIRNQFPGTITSVTAGEAMSTVKVRLAGGQDITAAITTDAVKELGFAEGAAVKALVKSTEVSLATGPVEGISIRNQIAGTVTEVATGGAMGSVKVSVEGGELTAAITKDAVEALGLAAGSSVVALIKSTEISLATA, from the coding sequence ATGAGCCTGAGCATCCGCAACCAGTTCCCCGGCACCATCACCTCCGTCACGGCCGGCGAGGCCATGTCCACGGTGAAGGTCCGCCTGGCCGGCGGGCAGGACATCACCGCCGCGATCACCACCGACGCCGTCAAGGAACTCGGCTTCGCCGAGGGCGCCGCCGTCAAGGCGCTCGTGAAGTCCACCGAGGTCTCCCTCGCCACCGGCCCGGTCGAGGGCATCTCCATCCGCAACCAGATCGCGGGCACCGTCACCGAGGTCGCGACCGGTGGCGCCATGGGCTCCGTCAAGGTGTCCGTCGAAGGTGGCGAACTGACCGCCGCCATCACCAAGGACGCCGTCGAGGCCCTCGGCCTGGCCGCCGGCTCCTCAGTCGTCGCGCTGATCAAGTCGACCGAGATCTCCCTCGCCACCGCCTGA
- a CDS encoding DUF2199 domain-containing protein yields MPNSLGFTCSCCGDHHAELPMSYSAMAPDVWDPAFESDPNSTLSSDQCVIKGQHFFVRGLIEIPVIGSEDVFSWGVWVSLSRDNFDRALDVWNTEGREAEKPYFGWLSTELALYSESTTDLKTNAHTRPVGKRPLIQLEPTDHPLAVEQRTGITRDRVREIAMAVLHPA; encoded by the coding sequence ATGCCTAACAGTCTCGGTTTCACGTGCTCATGCTGCGGCGATCACCACGCCGAGCTCCCCATGAGCTACTCGGCCATGGCCCCTGACGTATGGGATCCCGCCTTCGAGAGTGATCCGAACAGCACGCTGTCGTCCGACCAGTGCGTGATCAAGGGACAGCACTTCTTCGTCCGGGGCCTGATCGAGATACCTGTGATCGGGAGCGAGGACGTCTTCTCGTGGGGCGTCTGGGTCTCTCTGAGCAGGGACAACTTCGACCGCGCCCTCGACGTGTGGAACACCGAGGGGCGTGAAGCGGAGAAGCCGTACTTCGGCTGGCTCAGCACCGAACTCGCGCTCTACTCCGAGAGCACCACCGACCTGAAGACCAACGCCCACACCCGGCCGGTCGGCAAGAGGCCCCTCATCCAGTTGGAGCCCACCGACCACCCGCTCGCCGTCGAACAGCGCACCGGAATCACGCGGGACCGCGTACGCGAGATCGCCATGGCCGTACTGCATCCGGCCTGA
- a CDS encoding winged helix-turn-helix transcriptional regulator translates to MTTDAHLADCRARLAFDLLSNTWNAVLLWVLRDGPMRPGELRERIGGISPKVLTETLRRLGFSGLVERHAFAEAPPRVEYELTALGRTLLGPIGAFGVWAFEYGDEVMAAQDRNGG, encoded by the coding sequence GTGACGACCGACGCCCACCTCGCCGACTGCCGCGCCCGCCTCGCCTTCGACCTTCTCTCCAACACCTGGAACGCCGTCCTGCTCTGGGTCCTGCGGGACGGTCCCATGCGTCCCGGCGAACTCCGCGAGCGCATCGGCGGCATCAGCCCCAAGGTCCTGACCGAGACGCTGCGGCGGCTGGGGTTCAGCGGTCTGGTGGAACGACACGCCTTTGCCGAGGCTCCGCCCCGTGTCGAGTACGAACTCACCGCCCTGGGAAGGACGTTGCTCGGCCCGATCGGCGCATTCGGTGTCTGGGCCTTCGAGTACGGCGATGAGGTCATGGCTGCTCAAGACCGAAACGGTGGGTGA
- a CDS encoding NmrA family NAD(P)-binding protein, whose amino-acid sequence MGATGSTGGALVRSLADGSAPCRALSRDPRRLQTLLGSGAGPSTAFRYADAADPVSLRTAFSGGRQLFLTMENGPRQVEFELAAIEAALDVGIEHIVKISSPAAEPDSPVAIARGHHAVESRLRTAGITATVLRPYAFMQNLLMLGPGVVHGGLLVGAMGRAPCNYVDCRDIGEVARAVLTRPELAGHTYALTGAETCSFDRLATLLTRLRGQPVRYLDLPPEQFRAQLSTTRGLPDWLAAHIVEIQQLALTRPERPTDAVARLLGRAPRGLEAFLTEHADTFR is encoded by the coding sequence ATGGGAGCAACCGGATCGACCGGCGGCGCACTCGTCCGCAGCCTGGCCGACGGCTCGGCGCCCTGCCGGGCCCTCAGCCGCGACCCGCGCCGGCTGCAAACCCTCCTCGGCTCCGGTGCCGGGCCGTCCACCGCATTCCGGTACGCCGACGCGGCCGACCCCGTTTCGCTGCGGACCGCGTTCAGTGGCGGCCGCCAACTCTTCCTTACCATGGAGAACGGCCCGCGGCAGGTCGAGTTCGAGCTCGCGGCCATCGAGGCCGCCCTGGACGTCGGCATCGAACACATCGTCAAGATCTCTTCCCCTGCCGCCGAGCCGGACTCCCCGGTCGCGATAGCCCGCGGCCACCACGCCGTCGAGTCCCGGCTGCGGACGGCCGGCATCACCGCCACCGTCCTGCGCCCCTACGCGTTCATGCAGAACCTCCTGATGCTCGGGCCGGGCGTGGTCCACGGCGGCCTGCTGGTGGGGGCGATGGGCCGGGCTCCCTGCAATTACGTCGACTGCCGGGACATCGGCGAGGTGGCCAGGGCCGTCCTCACCCGACCCGAACTGGCGGGCCACACGTACGCCTTGACCGGCGCCGAGACCTGCTCCTTCGACCGTCTCGCCACGCTGCTGACCCGGCTGCGGGGGCAGCCCGTGCGCTACCTCGACCTGCCGCCGGAGCAGTTCCGCGCACAACTGAGCACGACACGAGGGCTGCCGGACTGGCTGGCCGCCCACATCGTCGAGATCCAACAGCTCGCGCTCACCCGACCGGAGCGGCCCACCGACGCCGTCGCCCGGCTGCTGGGGCGCGCCCCGCGCGGGCTGGAGGCGTTCCTGACGGAACACGCCGACACGTTCCGCTGA
- a CDS encoding MarR family winged helix-turn-helix transcriptional regulator, translating to MPQDADHHQAQPTLDQAARQIRSYGLTADPQAVLVAVRLMATGARLGQATEVHFGRFGLSTGRYRLLADLEDCGGEKSPSQLAAGLGVSRATVTGLVDGLEREGLVARRSSREDGRATVVVLTARGAQRLRDMAPEHFRRLESMVGGLTEAELGTFLELLDRIAQGIGALVEE from the coding sequence ATGCCCCAGGACGCCGATCATCACCAAGCCCAGCCGACGCTGGATCAGGCCGCCCGCCAGATCCGGAGTTACGGGCTGACCGCGGACCCGCAGGCCGTTCTGGTCGCCGTCCGGCTGATGGCGACCGGCGCCCGGCTCGGCCAGGCGACCGAGGTGCACTTCGGCAGGTTCGGCCTCTCCACGGGCCGTTACCGGCTCCTGGCCGACCTCGAGGACTGCGGGGGCGAGAAGTCGCCCTCACAGCTGGCGGCCGGGCTCGGCGTATCGCGGGCCACGGTCACGGGGCTGGTGGACGGGCTGGAACGGGAAGGCCTGGTGGCCCGCCGTTCCTCCCGGGAGGACGGTCGGGCAACGGTCGTGGTGTTGACGGCTCGCGGCGCACAGCGCCTGCGGGACATGGCGCCGGAGCACTTCCGGCGACTGGAGTCGATGGTCGGCGGACTCACCGAGGCCGAGCTCGGCACGTTCCTGGAGCTGCTGGACCGGATCGCGCAGGGCATCGGCGCACTGGTCGAGGAGTAG
- a CDS encoding CAP domain-containing protein, whose translation MSRSRTPAVPSRVETRRKKAVRTRVVLSLTTAAAAAAVAVGVAVADSDDGVRARAAGPNSGAVGSGREGATASPSPAAPASSGVAASVTGTTPSSTPTAGATGSAVPTKPAAVSRPTPAASTEAVKPQAPTRKPTATTGGGSGGSSGSGGSGGSGGSGGSSGVSGAESAVLSLVNKERAAAGCGALTANSKLSAAARAYSDTMARSGVMSHTGPDGSTMTTRVEAAGYGWSRLGENIARGQADAAAVMKAWMNSPGHKANILNCGFKEIGIGFHKGDGGPWWTQDFGTSR comes from the coding sequence ATGAGCCGCAGCCGAACCCCCGCAGTGCCGTCCCGCGTCGAGACGCGACGGAAGAAGGCGGTGCGCACGCGCGTCGTGCTGTCCCTCACCACGGCGGCCGCGGCTGCGGCGGTGGCGGTCGGGGTCGCGGTGGCCGACTCCGACGACGGCGTACGTGCCCGTGCCGCCGGCCCGAACTCCGGGGCGGTGGGGTCCGGTCGTGAGGGCGCGACGGCAAGCCCCTCTCCGGCCGCCCCCGCGTCCTCCGGCGTCGCCGCGTCCGTGACGGGCACGACGCCGTCCTCGACGCCCACCGCGGGTGCCACCGGATCCGCCGTCCCCACGAAGCCGGCGGCGGTGAGCCGCCCGACCCCCGCGGCGTCGACCGAGGCCGTCAAGCCCCAAGCCCCGACCCGTAAGCCCACCGCGACCACGGGTGGCGGCTCCGGGGGCTCCAGCGGTTCCGGCGGCTCCGGCGGTTCGGGTGGTTCGGGTGGTTCCTCCGGTGTGTCCGGTGCGGAGTCCGCGGTCCTGTCCCTGGTCAACAAGGAGCGGGCCGCGGCCGGGTGCGGTGCACTGACCGCGAACTCCAAGCTGAGCGCCGCGGCGCGGGCGTACAGCGACACCATGGCTCGCAGCGGCGTCATGTCCCACACCGGCCCCGACGGTTCCACCATGACCACCCGCGTGGAAGCTGCCGGATACGGCTGGTCCCGCCTGGGCGAGAACATAGCCCGGGGCCAGGCGGACGCCGCCGCGGTCATGAAGGCTTGGATGAACAGCCCCGGTCACAAGGCCAACATTCTCAACTGTGGGTTCAAGGAGATCGGCATAGGTTTCCACAAGGGCGACGGCGGTCCCTGGTGGACGCAGGACTTCGGAACGTCCAGGTAG
- a CDS encoding thioredoxin family protein: MTSRILRPARATRRTPRPRTAGPLGRRLPLVAAAVVAAALTAACGPSAQSTGAAAPAAPGQPSQTLAAATESASAEASPTASGTPSTPPSASASAGTPAGASPTSSRGKPAPPAKPAPKPSRTTAAAPAPAARIPGPGYDSSADAQKLIDAALRAAKADGRMVLLDFGANWCGNCKAADKVFAQPRTASVLGASYHLVKVDIGGDSSANSALLRKYSPSGGTYKMPVLVVVSATGTVRTDTHVTGNPALTSDGIGSFLRKWAS, from the coding sequence ATGACTTCTCGCATCCTCCGACCCGCCCGTGCCACCCGCCGTACGCCGCGCCCGCGCACCGCCGGGCCCCTGGGCAGGCGGCTGCCCCTGGTGGCCGCGGCCGTGGTCGCCGCCGCGCTGACCGCGGCGTGCGGTCCGTCCGCCCAGTCCACCGGTGCCGCCGCGCCGGCCGCGCCCGGACAGCCGTCGCAGACCCTCGCGGCCGCAACGGAGTCCGCGTCCGCGGAGGCCTCCCCGACCGCGTCCGGCACGCCGTCCACGCCGCCGTCGGCGTCCGCGTCGGCCGGCACCCCGGCCGGCGCCTCGCCCACCTCCTCGCGCGGCAAGCCCGCCCCGCCCGCCAAGCCCGCCCCCAAGCCGTCCCGCACCACCGCCGCCGCGCCCGCCCCGGCGGCCCGGATACCGGGCCCCGGCTACGACAGTTCGGCCGACGCGCAGAAGCTGATCGACGCGGCGCTGCGCGCGGCCAAGGCCGACGGCCGGATGGTGCTGCTCGACTTCGGCGCCAACTGGTGCGGCAACTGCAAGGCGGCCGACAAGGTGTTCGCCCAGCCCCGGACGGCATCGGTCCTCGGAGCCTCGTACCACCTGGTCAAGGTGGACATCGGCGGCGACAGCTCCGCCAACTCCGCCCTCCTGCGCAAGTACAGCCCCTCGGGCGGGACGTACAAGATGCCCGTCCTGGTCGTGGTCTCGGCGACCGGCACGGTACGCACCGACACGCACGTCACCGGCAATCCCGCCCTGACCTCGGACGGCATCGGCTCCTTCCTCCGCAAGTGGGCGTCATGA
- a CDS encoding TlpA family protein disulfide reductase, translated as MRRAVPRRTVLAGAGLAVAVAGCLYAAAGPTPQDGGGAPPGPDGAAVRPVSVSAAVVVDTGGRPPAPVLTGADLDGKPLSLTEYRGQVVVLNVWGSWCGPCRAEADDLERLSGQTRTQGVRFLGINTRDPDRAAARSFVRAHGLGFPSLHDPTGKLLLRFPPALLNPQTIPSTLVIDRRGRIAVSIGGAVTDEELRPLLLRVAEETA; from the coding sequence ATGAGACGAGCGGTCCCGCGCCGCACCGTCCTGGCCGGTGCCGGCCTCGCGGTCGCCGTCGCCGGCTGCCTCTACGCCGCCGCGGGCCCCACCCCCCAAGACGGCGGCGGGGCGCCGCCCGGCCCGGACGGCGCCGCGGTCAGGCCCGTGTCCGTGTCCGCGGCCGTGGTCGTGGACACGGGCGGCCGGCCCCCCGCGCCCGTGCTGACGGGCGCAGACCTGGACGGAAAGCCGCTCAGCCTCACCGAGTACCGGGGGCAGGTCGTCGTCCTCAACGTCTGGGGATCGTGGTGCGGGCCCTGCCGGGCGGAGGCCGACGACCTCGAACGGCTCAGCGGGCAGACCCGCACGCAGGGCGTCCGGTTCCTCGGGATCAACACCCGCGACCCGGACCGCGCGGCGGCACGGTCCTTCGTACGCGCGCACGGCCTGGGGTTCCCGAGCCTCCACGACCCCACCGGCAAGCTCCTGCTCCGCTTTCCGCCCGCACTCCTCAACCCGCAGACCATCCCCTCGACGCTGGTGATCGACCGCCGCGGCCGGATCGCCGTCAGCATCGGGGGAGCGGTCA